In a genomic window of Zingiber officinale cultivar Zhangliang chromosome 9B, Zo_v1.1, whole genome shotgun sequence:
- the LOC122024079 gene encoding zinc finger protein ZAT11-like, which yields MKAQEEESSSIAAARGKRTKRRRRHRQAEPSPSTASSESIVTEEEEDMANCLILLARGRCAAGGWPPLRECSAAEKQRIDRGVTDSAAAGVFECKTCNKRFASFQALGGHRASHKKPKLGGAAEKEGATIGPDGANARESNISGGKPSTATYKIHECSICRSEFSSGQALGGHMRRHRPPAPETQQSGKKDTVVTSHAFDLNLPPPASFDDVDDAKGVVPSPGPDFAWAETPLDLLPATATIH from the coding sequence ATGAAAGCGCAGGAAGAAGAGAGCAGTAGCATCGCCGCCGCCAGGGGCAAGCGCACTAAGCGCCGGAGAAGGCACCGTCAGGCGGAGCCGTCGCCGTCGACGGCTTCCTCGGAAAGCATCGtgacggaggaggaggaggacatgGCCAACTGCCTCATCCTTCTCGCGCGCGGGCGTTGCGCGGCCGGCGGCTGGCCGCCGCTGCGGGAGTGTTCCGCCGCAGAGAAACAGAGGATTGACAGAGGAGTCACTGACTCCGCCGCCGCCGGAGTGTTCGAGTGCAAGACGTGCAACAAGCGCTTCGCCTCGTTCCAGGCGCTCGGCGGGCACCGCGCCAGCCACAAGAAGCCCAAGTTGGGCGGCGCGGCGGAGAAGGAAGGTGCGACGATTGGTCCGGATGGTGCTAATGCGCGAGAGAGTAATATAAGCGGCGGCAAGCCGTCGACGGCGACCTATAAGATCCACGAGTGCTCGATATGTAGGTCGGAGTTCAGCTCCGGCCAGGCGCTCGGCGGGCACATGCGGCGACACCGgccgccggcgccggagacccaaCAAAGCGGCAAGAAGGATACGGTGGTCACGAGCCACGCCTTCGATCTGAACCTGCCCCCGCCGGCCTCCTTTGACGACGTCGACGACGCCAAAGGAGTAGTTCCTTCTCCAGGACCAGATTTCGCCTGGGCTGAGACCCCACTCGACCTCCTTCCGGCGACCGCGACGATCCACTAG